Part of the uncultured Fibrobacter sp. genome is shown below.
GTGGAGTGGCTACGGGTGCAGCATTCTTTTCCACCTTCGGTTTAGGTGCCGTCGCGACGAATTCCGGCATAAAGGATTCGTCGTCGTCCACGATATCACTATCTAGGTCTCTGTCATTCTCATGGGCTTTCGCATCGCGTTTCCCGCGGCCCCACTTTTTCTCTCCAGACCACAGTTTCTTTTTAAAAAAGAAAAGGCGTACCTTGCCGCCATGTTCGCCAGCCTCGAATTCGGCCCTGAACCGGAATGGGAAAAACAGGGCGACCAAAACGAGGACGCAGGCAACAAGTACAAGCCAAGAGAGAAATCCGCCCATCACTTCTCGGCTTCGTCAGCCTTCTTACTGATAATGTCAATCAGTTCGGCAAAGCTCTTGGTCTTCAAGATCTGGCTGAACTGGTCCTTGTAGTTACGGGCTGTAGAGAGGTCGTCAATGACCAGGTCCCAAGCCTTCCAGGTACCGTCCACAAGGCTCATCTTGTATTCCAGCACAGATTCCTTGCCCTTGTTCCACAGATGCGCCGTCACGCGGGCCTCGTTGGTCCCTTTCATCTTGGCCGGTTCGTATATCGTAGAATCGGCGCGGTAGAGTTCAAGGCGCTTTGCGCTGGAATTGCGGACCATGCGCTGGAATTCCGATACGAACTTATTGCGGGAGGCTTCATCCTGAGCATCCCAGTCCTTCGTCGAAAGAGATTTCTTGGCGAGCAAAGCAAAGTCGAACGAATCGTTGAGCAACGACTTGACC
Proteins encoded:
- a CDS encoding phospholipid-binding protein MlaC gives rise to the protein MLKKLVIMLACAAVVAFAADDPVTVIKKKDAELQTLLKKSNRSAKETERVKSLLNDSFDFALLAKKSLSTKDWDAQDEASRNKFVSEFQRMVRNSSAKRLELYRADSTIYEPAKMKGTNEARVTAHLWNKGKESVLEYKMSLVDGTWKAWDLVIDDLSTARNYKDQFSQILKTKSFAELIDIISKKADEAEK